One segment of Thermoanaerobacter kivui DNA contains the following:
- the pstB gene encoding phosphate ABC transporter ATP-binding protein PstB, translated as MKKIQVRDLDLFYGEVQALKKINLDVEENSVLALIGPSGCGKSTFIRTLNRMNDLIEGVKIKGTVLLDGQDIYKEVDVIELRKKVGMVFQKPNPFPMTVYDNVAYGPRIHGIKDKKKLNEIVEMSLVAAALWDEVKDRLHKSALGLSGGQQQRLCIARTLAIEPEVILMDEPTSALDPISTMKIEELIDELKNKYTIIIVTHNMQQAGRVSDYTAFFLNGELIESGPTDRVFYNPKDKRTEDYITGRFG; from the coding sequence ATGAAAAAAATACAGGTCAGAGATTTGGACTTGTTTTATGGCGAAGTTCAAGCCCTTAAAAAAATAAATTTGGATGTAGAAGAAAATAGCGTTTTGGCTCTCATAGGTCCTTCTGGCTGTGGTAAATCCACCTTTATTCGCACTCTAAACAGGATGAACGACCTTATAGAAGGAGTTAAAATAAAGGGAACAGTTTTGCTCGATGGACAAGACATATACAAAGAAGTGGATGTTATCGAACTTAGAAAAAAAGTGGGAATGGTTTTCCAAAAGCCTAATCCTTTTCCTATGACTGTTTATGACAATGTAGCGTATGGTCCGAGAATTCACGGCATTAAAGACAAGAAAAAACTGAATGAAATTGTTGAAATGAGTTTGGTGGCTGCTGCTTTATGGGATGAGGTAAAGGACAGGTTACACAAATCAGCTCTTGGCTTATCCGGTGGTCAGCAACAAAGGCTTTGCATAGCTAGGACATTAGCGATAGAGCCAGAAGTCATTTTGATGGACGAGCCTACCTCTGCATTAGACCCCATATCTACTATGAAGATAGAAGAATTAATTGATGAGTTGAAGAATAAATATACAATAATAATAGTTACTCATAACATGCAGCAAGCGGGAAGAGTGTCAGACTACACAGCGTTTTTCTTAAACGGAGAATTGATAGAGAGTGGTCCTACAGACAGGGTATTCTACAATCCCAAAGATAAAAGGACGGAGGATTACATTACTGGAAGATTCGGTTAA
- the phoU gene encoding phosphate signaling complex protein PhoU, translated as MNRTHFEKELEELHYDVLKMGSLVEEAIANAIASLVNHDTELAQKVIDDDDRIDKMEVEIDNKCAKIMVTQQPIARDLRIVLTGLKIVTDLERMADHAVDIAKTTLRIAHQKYIKPLIDIPRMADIVREMVKMSLDSYVRQDLDLAKTIGEKDDIVDALYKQIFRELLTYMMEDPRNIDQATQFLFVARYLERIADHATNICEWVIYLDTGEHIDLN; from the coding sequence GTGAATCGTACCCATTTTGAAAAGGAATTAGAGGAACTTCATTATGACGTATTGAAAATGGGAAGTCTTGTAGAAGAAGCGATAGCTAATGCCATTGCTTCTTTAGTGAACCATGATACAGAGTTGGCTCAAAAAGTTATAGATGACGACGACAGAATAGACAAAATGGAAGTAGAAATTGACAATAAGTGTGCCAAAATCATGGTGACACAGCAGCCGATTGCAAGGGATTTGAGAATAGTTTTGACGGGCCTTAAAATTGTTACAGACTTGGAAAGAATGGCAGACCATGCAGTGGATATAGCAAAAACTACTTTGAGGATTGCTCACCAAAAATATATAAAGCCTTTGATAGATATTCCCAGAATGGCTGATATTGTGAGGGAAATGGTAAAAATGTCACTGGATTCATATGTTAGACAGGACTTAGACCTTGCAAAGACAATCGGTGAAAAGGATGATATAGTCGATGCTCTTTATAAGCAAATCTTCAGAGAACTCTTAACTTATATGATGGAAGATCCAAGAAACATCGACCAGGCAACACAATTTTTGTTTGTAGCGCGATATCTAGAAAGAATTGCTGACCATGCTACTAATATATGCGAATGGGTAATTTACTTGGATACTGGAGAGCATATAGATTTAAATTAA
- a CDS encoding DUF1614 domain-containing protein — protein MPLSYILLSILGLFILFGFAHRVLDRMKMTDTWAFLIIIGMIIGTLLPNIPITKAVSVNIGGAIIPTAVCVYLFIKAESTREKVNGVVVAIVAGIAVFIAGRILPAEPEAMVIEPNYIYGIVGGLIAYLFSRSRRSAFIAGVMGIILANIMQAISNYWTGTKGAVPIGGAGFFDSVVISMIIAVFLSEVIGETREKIQGGTSKKHLEPKTGMTSSLINPEERKEGEKNERDKKD, from the coding sequence ATGCCTTTAAGTTACATTTTGCTTTCTATACTTGGATTATTCATTTTGTTTGGTTTCGCCCATAGAGTTTTGGATAGAATGAAAATGACGGATACTTGGGCTTTTTTGATAATAATTGGTATGATAATTGGCACTTTGCTACCCAATATTCCTATAACAAAAGCGGTTTCTGTAAATATTGGCGGTGCCATTATTCCAACAGCTGTATGTGTATATCTTTTTATAAAAGCAGAGAGCACAAGGGAAAAAGTAAATGGAGTAGTGGTGGCAATTGTAGCAGGAATAGCAGTCTTTATTGCAGGAAGGATACTTCCTGCTGAACCAGAGGCAATGGTTATTGAACCAAATTATATTTACGGTATTGTAGGCGGGTTAATAGCGTATCTATTTTCAAGGTCCAGGAGAAGTGCTTTTATTGCAGGTGTGATGGGGATAATATTAGCTAATATAATGCAGGCAATTTCAAATTATTGGACAGGGACAAAAGGAGCAGTGCCTATAGGAGGAGCAGGTTTTTTTGATTCTGTTGTCATATCAATGATAATAGCAGTATTTTTGTCTGAAGTGATAGGAGAGACGAGAGAAAAAATACAAGGAGGAACTTCCAAAAAACACCTTGAACCAAAAACAGGTATGACCAGCAGTCTTATAAATCCAGAGGAGAGAAAAGAGGGTGAGAAAAATGAAAGAGACAAAAAGGATTAA